Proteins from one Microbacterium proteolyticum genomic window:
- a CDS encoding histone-like nucleoid-structuring protein Lsr2, with product MAKKQITQLIDDLDGSVIDDGTTIHFSVEGRAYEIDLSPENAAKLRAAFEPFVSAGRGLGSVPAPARRGSKTRSESARDLGDVRAWAEENGYSINARGRISATVLEAYDAAH from the coding sequence ATGGCGAAAAAGCAGATCACGCAACTCATCGACGATCTCGACGGATCGGTCATCGACGACGGGACCACGATTCATTTCTCGGTCGAGGGGCGTGCCTACGAAATCGATCTCTCTCCGGAGAATGCGGCGAAGCTCCGCGCCGCCTTCGAGCCCTTCGTCTCCGCCGGCCGTGGACTCGGTTCCGTCCCCGCCCCCGCTCGACGGGGGTCGAAGACCCGTTCGGAATCCGCACGCGACCTCGGCGACGTGCGTGCGTGGGCCGAAGAGAACGGCTATTCCATCAATGCGCGGGGGCGCATCTCCGCGACGGTTCTCGAGGCGTACGACGCAGCCCACTGA